A window from Cryptomeria japonica chromosome 1, Sugi_1.0, whole genome shotgun sequence encodes these proteins:
- the LOC131028610 gene encoding extensin-2-like, translating into MVVRRTQHLGTMAFLIAVVLSMVALASAEYEQYSSPPPPYYYKSPPPYYYSSPPPPSPSPPPPSPSPPPPYYYKSPPPPSPSPPPPYYYKSPPPPSPSPPPPYYYKSPPPPSPSPPPPYYYKSPPPPSSSPPPPYYYKSPPLPSPSPPPPYYYKSPPPPSPSPPPPYYYKSPPPPSPSPPPPYYYKSPPPPSLSPPPPYYYKSPPPPSPSPPPPYYYKSPPPPSPSPPPPYYYKSPPPPSPSPPPPYYYKSPPPPSPSLPPPYYYTSPPPPSPSPPPPYYYKSPPPPSPSPPPPYYYKSPPPPSPSPPPPYYYKSPPPPSPSPPPPYYYKSPPPPSPSPPPPYYYKSPPAPSPSPPPPYYYKSPPPPSPSPPPPYYYKSPPPPSPSPPPYYYKSPPPPSPSPPPPYYYISPPPPSPSPPPPYYYKSPPPPPPTY; encoded by the coding sequence ATGGTTGTTCGGAGGACACAGCATTTGGGCACAATGGCATTTTTAATTGCTGTGGTGCTTTCTATGGTAGCATTGGCTTCAGCTGAATACGAGCAATATTCTTCTCCTCCACCTCCATATTATTACAAATCCCCTCCTCCATATTATTATAgttctccacctcctccatctccatcccctccaccTCCCTCTCCTTCACCTCCTCCTCCATATTATTACAAGtcccctccacctccatctccatctcctcctccaccataTTATTATAAgtctccacctccaccatctccttcaCCTCCACCACCATACTACTATAAatctccaccaccaccatccccatctcctcctcctccatattACTATaaatcacctcctcctccatcctcctcccctcctcctccatactATTACAAGTCCCCACCTCTACCATCTCCTTCTCCCCCTCCACCTTATTATTATAaatctccaccaccaccatctccatctcctcctcctccatactACTACAAGtctccaccaccaccatcccccTCTCCACCACCCCCATATTACTATaaatccccaccaccaccatccctgTCTCCTCCTCCACCATACTACTATAaatctccaccaccaccatctccatctcctcctcctccatactACTACAAGTCTCCTCCACCACCATCCCCCTCTCCACCACCTCCGTACTACTATAAGTCACCTCCACCACCttccccatctcctcctcctccatattattataaatccccaccaccaccatctccatctctccctcctccaTACTACTACACGtctccaccaccaccatctccgtCTCCACCACCTCCATACTATTACAAatccccacctccaccatctccctcaCCTCCTCCTCCATATTACTACAAATCCCCTCCACCACCATCCCCTTCACCTCCACCACCGTATTATTATAAatctccaccacctccatctccatcacctcctcccCCATATTACTACAagtccccaccaccaccatctccttcTCCACCTCCTCCATACTACTACAAGTCCCCTCCAGCGCCATCCCCTTCACCTCCACCACCATACTACTATAAatctccaccacctccatctccctcACCTCCTCCACCATACTACTACAAGTCCccccctccaccatctccatctcctccaccatatTATTATaaatccccaccaccaccatctccatctccacctcctccataCTACTACATATCccctccaccaccatctccctcaccACCACCACCATACTACTATaaatctcctccacctcctccgccCACATATTGA